A stretch of the Poseidonibacter parvus genome encodes the following:
- the rpsG gene encoding 30S ribosomal protein S7: MRRRKAPVREVMADPIYNSKVITKFINTVMLDGRKSTAQKIMYGAIANLDARGEESGIEVFEKAIENVKPLLEVKSRRVGGATYQVPVEVRPVRRQTLALRWLVDAARKRNERTMVERLANELFECANDRGASFKKKEDMHRMAEANKAFAHYRW, encoded by the coding sequence ATGAGAAGAAGAAAAGCTCCAGTTAGAGAAGTAATGGCTGATCCTATCTACAATAGTAAAGTGATCACAAAATTTATTAATACAGTAATGTTAGACGGTAGAAAATCTACTGCACAAAAAATTATGTATGGTGCAATTGCAAACTTAGATGCTAGAGGTGAAGAATCTGGTATTGAAGTATTTGAAAAAGCTATCGAAAATGTTAAGCCACTTTTAGAAGTTAAATCTAGAAGAGTTGGTGGAGCAACATATCAAGTTCCTGTTGAAGTTAGACCTGTAAGAAGACAAACTTTAGCTCTTAGATGGTTAGTTGACGCTGCTAGAAAAAGAAATGAAAGAACTATGGTAGAAAGATTAGCAAACGAATTATTCGAATGTGCTAATGATAGAGGTGCATCATTCAAGAAGAAAGAAGATATGCATAGAATGGCAGAAGCTAATAAAGCATTTGCTCACTACAGATGGTAG
- the rpsL gene encoding 30S ribosomal protein S12 has product MPTINQLVRKERKRVIKKSKSPALDKCPQRRGVCTRVYTTTPKKPNSALRKVAKVRLTTGFEVISYIGGEGHNLQEHSIVLVRGGRVKDLPGVKYHVVRGALDTAGVANRTVARSKYGTKKPKK; this is encoded by the coding sequence ATGCCAACTATCAATCAACTTGTTAGAAAAGAGCGAAAAAGAGTGATTAAGAAATCAAAATCACCTGCACTTGACAAATGTCCACAAAGAAGAGGAGTATGTACAAGAGTATATACTACTACACCAAAGAAACCAAACTCGGCTTTAAGAAAAGTTGCAAAAGTTAGATTAACTACTGGTTTTGAAGTTATTTCATACATCGGTGGAGAGGGTCACAACCTTCAAGAACACTCGATTGTGTTAGTAAGAGGGGGTAGAGTTAAAGATTTACCTGGTGTTAAGTATCACGTTGTTAGAGGTGCCTTAGATACAGCTGGTGTTGCAAACAGAACTGTTGCAAGATCTAAGTATGGTACTAAGAAACCAAAGAAATAA
- the fusA gene encoding elongation factor G, with the protein MARKTPLNRLRNIGIAAHIDAGKTTTTERILFYTGVEHKIGEVHDGAATMDWMEQEQERGITITSAATTCNWTHPKTNEELMINIIDTPGHVDFTIEVERSMRVLDGAVAVFCSVGGVQPQSETVWRQANKYRVPRMIFVNKMDRTGADFFNVESQVNERLKSNAIPIQIPIGAEENFQGVVDLVQMKAIVWDQDAAMGSNYHVEDIPAELQEKAEEYREKMVEAAAEADDALMEKYLEGEELTEDEIVGGLKKGCLNMTVTPMTCGTAFKNKGVQTLLDAVAMYLPSPLEVEDIKGETQDGEAVIVPSTDNGEVAGLAFKIMTDPFVGQLTFTRIYRGVLKSGTYVMNSTKMKKERIGRLLKMHAIKREEVTELYAGEIGAVVGLKSTITGDTLASDVDPVILERMDFPEPVISVAVEPKTKADQEKMGIALGKLAQEDPSFRVATDEESGQTIISGMGELHLEILVDRMKREFAVEAEVGAPQVAYRETIKNAVKQEYKYAKQSGGKGQYGHVYLTITPMPADSEENYIFTSSIKGGSVPKEYVPAVDKGCQEAMAGGILAGYPLVNISVDLYDGSYHDVDSSEMAFKLAASMGFKQGCRSAAAQPVILEPIMKVEIETPEDYMGDVIGDVNKRRGQVQSMDDRAGVKLVVAMIPLAEMFGYSTDLRSMSQGRATYSMIFDNYMDVPKNVSDEIIKKRNG; encoded by the coding sequence ATGGCAAGAAAAACACCACTTAACAGACTTAGAAACATCGGTATTGCTGCACACATTGATGCAGGTAAAACTACAACAACTGAAAGAATTTTATTTTATACAGGTGTTGAGCACAAAATTGGTGAGGTTCATGATGGAGCTGCAACTATGGACTGGATGGAGCAAGAGCAAGAAAGAGGTATTACAATTACTTCTGCTGCTACTACTTGTAACTGGACTCACCCAAAGACTAACGAAGAATTAATGATTAACATTATTGATACTCCAGGTCACGTTGACTTTACTATTGAAGTTGAAAGATCTATGAGAGTACTTGATGGTGCTGTTGCTGTATTCTGTTCAGTTGGTGGGGTTCAACCACAATCTGAAACTGTTTGGAGACAAGCAAACAAATATAGAGTTCCAAGAATGATTTTTGTTAACAAAATGGATAGAACTGGTGCAGATTTCTTTAACGTTGAATCTCAAGTTAATGAAAGATTAAAATCTAATGCTATTCCAATTCAAATTCCTATTGGTGCTGAAGAAAACTTCCAAGGTGTTGTTGATTTAGTACAAATGAAAGCTATTGTTTGGGATCAAGATGCTGCAATGGGTTCTAATTACCACGTTGAAGATATTCCTGCTGAATTACAAGAAAAAGCTGAAGAATATAGAGAAAAAATGGTTGAAGCAGCTGCTGAAGCTGACGATGCATTAATGGAAAAATATCTTGAGGGTGAAGAATTAACTGAAGATGAAATTGTTGGAGGTCTTAAAAAAGGTTGTCTTAATATGACAGTTACTCCAATGACTTGTGGTACTGCATTTAAAAACAAAGGTGTTCAAACTTTACTTGACGCAGTTGCTATGTATTTACCATCTCCATTAGAAGTTGAAGACATTAAAGGTGAAACTCAAGATGGTGAAGCTGTAATTGTACCTTCTACTGATAACGGTGAAGTTGCAGGACTTGCATTTAAAATTATGACAGATCCATTTGTTGGACAATTAACTTTCACAAGAATCTATAGAGGTGTTCTTAAGTCTGGTACTTATGTAATGAACTCAACTAAGATGAAAAAAGAAAGAATTGGTAGACTTTTAAAAATGCATGCTATCAAAAGAGAAGAAGTTACTGAATTATATGCTGGTGAAATCGGTGCAGTTGTTGGTTTAAAATCGACAATTACAGGTGATACATTAGCTTCTGATGTAGATCCAGTTATCTTAGAAAGAATGGATTTCCCAGAACCAGTTATTTCTGTTGCAGTTGAGCCAAAAACTAAAGCTGACCAAGAAAAAATGGGTATTGCATTAGGAAAATTAGCTCAAGAAGATCCATCATTCAGAGTTGCTACTGATGAAGAATCTGGACAAACTATTATTTCAGGAATGGGTGAATTACACCTTGAAATTCTTGTTGATAGAATGAAAAGAGAATTCGCAGTTGAAGCTGAAGTTGGTGCTCCTCAAGTTGCATATAGAGAAACTATTAAAAATGCAGTTAAACAAGAGTACAAATACGCTAAACAATCTGGTGGTAAAGGTCAATACGGTCACGTATACTTAACAATTACTCCAATGCCTGCTGACTCTGAAGAGAACTATATCTTTACATCATCTATCAAAGGTGGATCTGTTCCAAAAGAATACGTTCCTGCTGTTGATAAAGGTTGTCAAGAAGCTATGGCTGGTGGTATCTTAGCTGGTTATCCATTAGTTAATATTTCAGTTGATTTATATGATGGTTCTTACCATGATGTTGATTCATCTGAAATGGCGTTTAAATTAGCTGCTTCAATGGGATTCAAACAAGGATGTAGAAGTGCTGCTGCACAACCTGTAATTCTTGAACCAATTATGAAAGTTGAGATTGAAACTCCTGAAGATTATATGGGTGACGTTATTGGTGACGTTAACAAAAGAAGAGGACAAGTTCAATCTATGGATGACAGAGCTGGTGTTAAACTAGTTGTAGCAATGATTCCATTAGCTGAAATGTTCGGTTACTCTACAGACTTAAGATCTATGTCTCAAGGTAGAGCAACTTACTCAATGATTTTTGATAACTACATGGACGTTCCTAAAAATGTTTCTGATGAAATTATTAAAAAGAGAAATGGTTAA
- a CDS encoding NAD(+)/NADH kinase, whose translation MRLNKSNELLTSFSKAGIILRPSSPELKPIYENIKSIFEKYNIEVFLENNSAKMINKKGLQLDELCEKIDFLVSVGGDGTLLSVVRKSYNYKKPVLGINLGTLGFLTDISMNEIENFLKNFTNKNYRIDSRMLIEGTLNLNSFVAFNDIVITRKSISSMIKIDAKIDDKHFNSYYGDGIIISTPTGSTAYNLSVGGPILYPLTEAFLVTPVAPHSLTQRPLVMPADFEIEFTITDSQGAVVIADGQDIYELEENDSIKIKIAKQNAKMIHRCERNYFDVLSEKLRWGN comes from the coding sequence TTGAGATTAAATAAAAGCAATGAACTACTCACTTCTTTTTCAAAAGCAGGAATAATACTAAGACCTTCAAGTCCAGAATTAAAACCAATATATGAGAATATAAAATCAATATTTGAAAAATATAATATAGAAGTTTTTTTAGAAAATAATTCTGCAAAAATGATTAATAAAAAAGGTCTTCAATTAGATGAATTATGCGAAAAAATTGATTTTTTAGTTTCTGTGGGTGGAGATGGTACTTTATTATCAGTGGTACGAAAATCTTATAATTATAAAAAACCTGTATTAGGTATAAATCTAGGTACATTAGGTTTTTTAACAGATATTTCTATGAATGAAATTGAAAACTTTTTAAAAAATTTTACTAATAAAAATTATAGAATAGATAGTCGAATGTTAATAGAAGGTACATTAAATTTAAATAGTTTTGTTGCATTTAATGATATTGTAATTACAAGAAAATCTATTTCTTCTATGATAAAAATTGATGCAAAAATCGATGATAAACATTTTAACTCATATTATGGTGATGGGATAATTATATCTACGCCTACAGGTTCTACTGCGTATAATTTATCAGTTGGAGGTCCTATCTTATATCCTTTAACAGAGGCTTTTCTGGTAACTCCTGTTGCCCCTCATTCTCTAACACAAAGACCATTAGTAATGCCTGCAGATTTTGAGATAGAGTTTACAATTACAGATTCTCAAGGTGCTGTAGTAATTGCAGATGGTCAAGATATATATGAATTAGAGGAAAACGATTCAATAAAAATTAAAATAGCAAAACAAAATGCAAAAATGATTCACAGATGTGAAAGAAACTATTTTGATGTATTAAGTGAAAAATTAAGATGGGGAAATTAA